The genomic segment AACATATTTCTGCGTTGTAATGTTGCAAAGTTCCAAATATGGCGTCTCAAAATTTTTAATGCTCGATATTCACTAGagagaaaaacaaactttattttaaaaagaaagacacgCGACAGTTTTCGCCCATAGCGGGAGGCGTCCTCAGTCCAGGAAATCGTGAGCCACTGTCCACCATTccctaaatttaaaaaaatatacacaTATTCTAGTGCCCGACACAACATTTTAACACTGCCAAGGTCTAGGTCTTTTTTCCTGCAGTGAATCTTTATTATACCATTAGGCACAAATGCGATGAAACATTTTCTTCTTTAAGTGAACTATATTTCATTCAAGTATGTTTAGCATACCAATGGTTTTTTTAATTATGGTAGTTTAACACAAGTTAATACACGGACACAAAAAGACACAGTGGACAAGGACGGGCGCTACTAGCAACTGCTTATTCACTTGTCACACACTGATATTTGTACGGTTTGTTGCGCGTGGGTGCCGTGGCATCATCGCACCAAGAGGGAAGACGCCGCTACACAAGGCCCGCGCACATCAAAGAGCCGCTTGCATGAATTCATACTCGGACGAATACAAGCTTGTCGAAGCTtaacaataatatttggggttttacgtgccaaaaccactttctgattatgaggcacgccgtagtggaggactccggaaattttgaccacctggggttctttaacgtgcgcctaaatctaagcacacgggtgttttcgcatttcgcccccatcgaaatgcggccgccgtggccgggattcgatcccgcgacctcgtgctcagcagcccaacaccatagccactgagcaaccacggcgggttagttgTCGAAGCTTCCCTAATACAAATAGAGACATTCTTTTTGATAAACAATGCCTCCAAAGCCAACCCAGCCACCTGCAGATACTTGCGCGACCAAATGTGTGTGCTTATCCTCTATCGTTCTtttaattttacagcgaagctgttatccTGTAGTTGGTTCGGTATTTTTTCGTGTCTGCGTCCGTGAGCAATAATGTGGGCCAACCATGGaggtagtgaaataccgggcaGACCCGTAGCGGAAGTAAAGCAGGTttcaagcgctcagcaaagtgaagcgaaaagtgcatacattttggaaccacgcatacaatatacagaacagcatttttttttttcaaaaaagtgcaagcacaaaacaagcatccgaactaaATATTAAATAAAGCATTGCTGATAAGAATGCGATatacgtagcgctccccgcatacgccTCCCGGTAAATATCACTGTTGTGGAAGCTGTCGCGGCGACGGAATTGCAATGTGaagagtgacgtcactagcctttcatgtGTAAAATaagcagcctagcaactgatttcattgttgttgcagcactgctatgAGTAGGAAATGCGTAGTTAAGACTACCAAGGAGCTGTGTAAATACGAGTGGTGGCgaagggaaaaagaaagtgcAAAAGTACCAGCGGCGGCATGGTGTCAAatttaccattactctaaagcaatacaGCATTGCGTAACCCCATCAATGGTTGtattggtggttttcaacagcttcgctggacatccactttcacagggcctGCCGTATAcactgcattgggtgcacgttaaataaccccagatcgtcaaaattaatccagagtccccactCCGGAGAACGCTGCTTTTTTATAAGAACTAAAAAATCGATGTTTGTTTGTTGGTTGATCATCATGGAATGGCATGAGGTATAGCGCAGCGaaaaggacacaagaagaaacgaaatgTAGACACAAGCGCTCGTGTCCATGTTTCGTTTCcacttgtgtccttgttttcgctGAGCTATACACTACGCTTCATTCCATTGGGGGTGGGAGGCACACTGGAGACGTGCACCCCTCCCACTCTAAATTTCTGCGGTCCATGATACCTGAGATAAAACGGCATGCGTCAACAAACGCCTTTCCCCTccctggaaaaaaaaacaaagttctggTTACGCCAGTGCATATTTATATTTTGGAGGACTTTGTAACCTCGGACGCGTTAGCCGTGCATGAGCCGTAGGTAGCGTGAAAGCATGCCGGCAGCGGGAGTGCGCCTCGGTTGTGGGCGTAACTGCTATCGCTATAAAAGTAGCACGATCATGTTGTTTGCATTGATTAACAGCCGCGGTCTACTTAAGTATACCGCTGCAGATACGATAGGTGGCGCAAGAATCTTTCACAAATCGCACTACGAAGCACATGACCTCTCTTTCGTTTAAACAATGCCGCGCGTGCTGCGTATGTGTCGTACATTTCATCGCGTCCTATAAGTATGGCCCGAGTTGCCAGGTTTTAAGATTGACTTGTCGGTTTTTTTTACCGAAGATGACGTCGTCCGGTGCATCAAAAGGGACCGAAGGCAAATGGCAACTGAGCCCCTACGAGCATCAGCGGACAGCTCAAGAAGTCATCACAGACGCCACGGAAGAGGCAGCCGTGCATGCCGACAGCATTCGCAGTGAGTTCACGTGCGCCATATGCCTAGGCTTGCTGCAGGACACTGTCGCAAGTACAGAGTGCGGCCACCGCTTCTGTGAGAAGTGCATCACTGCGGTCCTCCTCAAGAGCAACAAGATGTGCCCGGTATGTCGCACCAGGATCCCGTCGAAGCGATGTCTGCGACGTGACCATCGCATGGACAATATTATCGCTGTACTCCACCCTAACCAAGAGCAACACGGCGTGGCCCACCGGCGTCCTCCGGCTGAGCCGCCAGATTGTCGGCTCGCTC from the Dermacentor variabilis isolate Ectoservices chromosome 9, ASM5094787v1, whole genome shotgun sequence genome contains:
- the LOC142558299 gene encoding E3 ubiquitin-protein ligase RING2-like; this translates as MTSSGASKGTEGKWQLSPYEHQRTAQEVITDATEEAAVHADSIRSEFTCAICLGLLQDTVASTECGHRFCEKCITAVLLKSNKMCPVCRTRIPSKRCLRRDHRMDNIIAVLHPNQEQHGVAHRRPPAEPPDCRLAQATEEHDAGDG